A region from the Camarhynchus parvulus chromosome 23, STF_HiC, whole genome shotgun sequence genome encodes:
- the SERINC2 gene encoding serine incorporator 2: protein MGACLGVCSLLSCVSCLCGSAPCLLCGCCPSAKNSTISRLLFTFFLFLGTLVSIIMIIPGVEKELHKLPGFCEGSGSVLGVQTKVDCSSFLGHKAVYRMGFAMAAFFCLFAVLMVCVRSSKDPRAALQNGFWFFKFLVLVGITVGAFYIPDGTFTSVWFYFGVVGSFLFILIQLVLLIDLAHSWSQRWLHNAEQGSAKGWYAALCTVTFIFYAASIASIVLLYVYYTKPEGCTEGKAFISINLILCLIVSVVSILPKIQEAQPHSGLLQASLITLYTIYVTWAALANVPSQRCNPTLLLRNSTGSATAPEPLTSWWDAPSIVGLVIFILCTLFISLRCSDHPQVNKLMLTEESGAGAGDGPGGAEEGGVHRAYDNEQEGVSYNYTFFHLCLLLAALYIMMTLTNWYRPDESLQVLSSPWTAVWVKICSSWAGLLLYLWTLVAPLLLPDRDFS, encoded by the exons GTGTCGTGTCTCTGTGGCTCTGCCCCGTGcctgctctgtggctgctgcccctCGGCCAAGAACTCCACCATCTCCCGCCTCCTCTTcaccttcttcctcttcctcggCACCCTCGTGTCCATCATCATGATAATCCCGGGCGTGGAGAAGGAGTTGCACAAG CTCCCCGGTTTCTGTGAAGGCAGTGGCTCGGTGCTGGGGGTCCAGACCAAGGTGGactgcagcagcttcctgggCCACAAGGCCGTGTATCGCATGGGCTTCGCCATGGCCGCCTTCTTCTGCCTCTTTGCCGTGCTCATGGTGTGCGTGCGCAGCAGCAAGGACCCGCGGGCCGCCCTGCAGAACGG CTTCTGGTTCTTCAAGTTCCTGGTGCTGGTGGGGATCACAGTGGGCGCCTTCTACATCCCCGACGGCACCTTCACCTCAG TCTGGTTTTACTTCGGTGTGGTCGGCTCCTTCCTGTTCATCCTCatccagctggtgctgctcatcGACCTGGCGCACTCCTGGAGCCAGCGGTGGCTGCACAACGCGGAGCAGGGCAGCGCCAAGGGCTGGTACGCAG ccctctgcaCCGTCACCTTCATCTTCTACGCCGCCTCCATCGCGTCCATTGTGCTGCTCTACGTCTACTACACCAAGCCTGAGGGCTGCACAGAGGGCAAGGCCTTCATCAGCATCAACCTCATCCTCTGCCTCATCGTCTCGGTCGTGTCCATCCTGCCCAAGATCCAG GAGGCTCAGCCACACtcggggctgctgcaggcatcCCTCATCACCCTCTACACCATCTACGTCACCTGGGCCGCCCTGGCCAACGTGCCGA gcCAGCGCTGTAACCCCACgctgctgctgaggaacagCACTGGCTCAGCCACGGCCCCCGAGCCCCTGACAAGCTGGTGGGACGCCCCGAGCATCGTGGGGCTGGTGATCTTCATCCTCTGCACCCTCTTCATCAG CCTGCGCTGCTCGGACCACCCGCAGGTGAACAAGCTGATGCTGACGGAGgagagcggggccggggccggggacGGGCCAGGCGGGGCGGAGGAGGGCGGAGTGCATCGCGCCTACGACAACGAGCAGGAGGGAGTCTCCTACAACTACACCTTCTTccacctctgcctcctcctcgCCGCCCTCTACATCATGATGACCCTCACCAACTGGTACAG GCCCGACGAGAgcctgcaggtgctgagcagcccctggacGGCCGTGTGGGTGAAgatctgctccagctgggccgGGCTCCTGCTCTACCTCTGGACCTTGGTGGctccgctgctgctgccggaCCGGGACTTCAGCTGA